DNA from Prunus dulcis unplaced genomic scaffold, ALMONDv2, whole genome shotgun sequence:
TGCCTCTTCAAGATATTGAGCAACATGTTCCTTTCGCTTGATCTTGCAAAAATGACAATCAAATTCAGCAATGGAATAAGATTTCGCAGCCTTCTCAAAGTGCATAAGTATGTGATCACgctttttcaacttgaaagtgCGTTTCATGTTCCCCTTCATATGATAAAAGCATATGCCATGTTGTGCAGTTGGAAAAATTTTGTTCCACACATTCTCTATGCTAACATTGCGATCAGAAATAATAACAAGATTGGGACACTCACCAATGGCTTCATGAAGTTTAGTGAAAAACCAATGCCATGATGCATCCGTCTCCAAATTCCCGATCCCAAAAGCAAGAGGATATATATTTCGATTACCATCGAATGCATTTGCTACAAACATAACACCCTTGTACTTGGATTTTAAATGAGTGGCATCCGCGGCTATCACTGGCCGCATGGAAGAACGGAACCCTCTAATACATGCGCCAACcgccataaataaatacacaaagtGATTGTTCTCATCAGTTCGGATGTCTGTTTTTGTGCCGGGATTCATACGCTCCAATTCATAGCAATAagctggaaggatataatatgCCTCCTCCGCTGATCCTCTAATGGACAATAGAGCTAACTCCCTTGCTTTCCAAGCTTTCGAATAATGGATGGTGCAACCAAAGTTGTGTTTCACATCTCTCATAATGTCACTTGGTGTGTATATTGTCCGACAATCCTTCAACTTCCTTTTAAGTGAACTGGCTACAAGTGCTGAGGTTGCTTGACGATGCTTGTCACTTACAAACCTCAAATCACATTCATGGACAGTTGTACACCTCACAATCATGAAGCTGTATTCTCCAATTCTCGATGCTCGGACCCGCCATGGGCATGGACGTTGACaacaaaccacaagcaacctCTTAGTGCAAGAGAATTGCACCTTAAATTCAAAGTGGCCTCTTAATGCCGTCAACCGTAACTCCGTCAACAATGTTTTCttactagagaaaatttgCCCAACTGTAATTTTCGGATTCCAATCGCTTCGTGAAAACCCGCTGTCCAAATatgcttcttcatcttttacaCCGACTGCATTATACCGAtttttttcacccatttgACTCCAATAATGTTGACGAGTGGGTTCAGATTCTCCTCCTAAACGCATTTTTGGCAACTGGGCAGCTGTGTTCAAGCACCCCAAATTAGGAGGGGCAGAGTACACTGACccttcatttctttcagtaccattatcaccaccatgcatctcctccacctcgctaaaatcaatcatatcCATAAAATCTGTCCCTACTTCACCTCCCAAATCAGTGACATTTGTATTATTCCAAGTTActtcattgctttcaacaATGGCAACTGAAGAATGACCCATCCGACTACTATCTGTCGTGATATGCATACTATGAACTACATCATTTGTCAGTCCTTTATCTTCTATACTCACGAGTAAGGGAGCTAGTTTTGAAGGTGTTACCTCGAAATtgtacttcataaaaaaaattgacatcatcatcgtcctcAATCTTTATGTGCTTCCACTCATTCGAGGCCACCAAAACTGAGAATTTTAAGCAAATCTTGTCTTCCCTGATGTTTGTATTACCAATCTGATGCACACGGTCCAACAGTTCAGCAAATTTGATGGTCCGTGGAACTATTAAGCCTTTTGAGTCACCCCCTTCGTATTTGCACATCTTCTTCGAGGtgacccattttccattgtagcacacgagaataacaattgtctccatttctgaccatgacaaaacaacatttcattaacacaataatataaccacaataaacatacaatacaatagcaatataaccacaatataATGCAATATAGGAGCAATATAGAGGCACTATAATAgcaatataacagcaatacGACTGTAAAATAAGAGGAACACAACCACAGTACACTAGTAACACATCAGAATCACACTATACAGATCTActacatcaaatggaaaatcccaagtttcaagattcacatatCCAGACCAATCTAAATGGAATTGGTACAAACCCAGATGAATGAGcatgaatattcaacaaaacctaacccaaagacattaaagccaaaacgaatttaacacaaacccaaacaatcaaactataactcatttcacataatccccctgatattaacaaaataaccatCAACACTACCTTTTCGGGGTCGGCAATCCACTAGagcttcaaggttgcaagcagCTATTCAGAAGACATAGCTAAAGGgaagggttcgcgattccaaaCAGAGACCAACAGATCGAAtaggggagaaagagataacGAAGCTACAGAGAGCAACAGATCGAAtaggggagaaagagataacGAAGCTACAGAGAGAAACGGCTGCGctatgagaaagagagcaaagagagagacagagagttgtgctagagagagagagagagccaagatagagagagccaagaCAGACCCAGAGAGCTGTGATAGACAGctaccaaagagaaagagagttgtGCCAGAGAGAAAGAGCTGTGTGAGCTaagaaaacagaacaaatttctgaacttgtgaaaaatcagcaataagggtacaataattttatatttataggtaatagttccaaattttttaaaaaagggtggtattttcaattacaattaaaaaattggtGGCATTTTGGGCTATTTCCCAAAAAATTTTAACACCAAAAGCCCCGTTTCGGAGAGAGAATACATTTTACCATGTactgaaagaaaaagagaaacaaagcAGCCTTAATAATAGTGAAGAGGCCTTAGTCAAAAAGTAGATGTTCCATCATGTATTGAAAGAAAACACATCTGGGCCAAACAGAAGTTGCcttgaaggttccttacaccTTCagtatgaaaagaaaattcagcgTTTGTTGACTTGAAGTTGAAACGAAAGTTCCTCACACCTTTAACTTAATCACGTCCGCATGGAAGGTGGTAGGAAACTGCTTCGTCAAGCCCTCATAAATCTATCCAGAGCGCCGCTGCCATACCCAATTCTTTGAGCTTCTCTTTACTTTTGTCTGCCTCCTATCTATGACCACTCAACCagtctcttcttctccttcttcttcttcttctttcactCATGGAGAGCACGTGAGTTTGTTTAAGCCTTAAGCTATTTGTCATGCATATAAGCTTTGTTCTTACTGTATCGTTttattaagaaagaaaatcaatacaaAATCAGATAAGATTCTCTCTGCTTCTTCAATTCTTCAATGTTCTCCTTAAAATCCTTATTCAGGCTTATGGGGAGttccccattgccaattgattctggggtggaacctcaacttccttcagaTCTGCCCCCTACGACCACTCAACCagtctcttcttctccttcttcttcttctttcgcTCCTGATTCATCATGGACATATGAtgtgtttttgagttttagaGGTGAGGATACACGCACCAATTTTACAGATCATTTGTACAAGGCGTTGTGTGATAAGGGCATCTACACCTTCATTGATCGAGAGCTTGtaagaggagaagaaatacCGCCAGCCCTTGTCAAAGCAATTGAAGAATCAAGAATTTCTGTCATTGTATTCTCTGAAAACTATGCATCTTCGAGGTGGTGCTTGGATGAACTTGTCAAGATCCTTCAATGTAAACAATCAAAGCAACAAGTAGTCTTGCCCATTTTTTACAAGGTGGATCCATCTCATGTGCGAAACCAAGAAAGTAAATTTGGTGACGCATTTGAAGAACTTATTAAAAGGAAATTCAagaatgacaaggaga
Protein-coding regions in this window:
- the LOC117613381 gene encoding uncharacterized protein LOC117613381, which translates into the protein MRLGGESEPTRQHYWSQMGEKNRYNAVGVKDEEAYLDSGFSRSDWNPKITVGQIFSSKKTLLTELRLTALRGHFEFKVQFSCTKRLLVVCCQRPCPWRVRASRIGEYSFMIVRCTTVHECDLRFVSDKHRQATSALVASSLKRKLKDCRTIYTPSDIMRDVKHNFGCTIHYSKAWKARELALLSIRGSAEEAYYILPAYCYELERMNPGTKTDIRTDENNHFVYLFMAVGACIRGFRSSMRPVIAADATHLKSKYKGVMFVANAFDGNRNIYPLAFGIGNLETDASWHWFFTKLHEAIGECPNLVIISDRNVSIENVWNKIFPTAQHGICFYHMKGNMKRTFKLKKRDHILMHFEKAAKSYSIAEFDCHFCKIKRKEH